In a genomic window of Trueperaceae bacterium:
- the gyrA gene encoding DNA gyrase subunit A, producing MNEGQVVPVQITDEIKTSFINYAMSVIVERALPDVRDGLKPVQRRILFAMHQMGLASNRKHSKSAGVVGEVIGKYHPHGDAAIYEAMVRLAQDWNLRYRLVDGQGNFGSIDGDPAAAYRYTEARLTTVAEAMLQDIDKETIDFRDNFDGTLQEPTVLPASVPNLLVNGAAGIAVGMATNMAPHNLGEVVDGLLAMIEDPAIETTELMRHVHGPDFPTGGIIGREGIRQAFETGRGSIRVRGRARIEDHNQKTAIVVTEIPYQVNKTSLIQNVAQLVRGKKIEDISNIRDESDRHGMRIVFELKRGSIPELVLNQLYKFTQLQTTFAVNNVVIVDNAPRVLSLKEMLRHYLDHRVVIVRRRSDFELRKARERAHILEGYLIALDNLDAVIALIRASKDGPEAKAALMREFGLSDPQAQAVLDMRLQRLTGLEREKIDEEYRGLLEEIARLTLILEDAAELWRVIRRELLDVKKQFADPRRTLITDLTDDIDKEDLIAEETVAVTLTRGGYIKRTAISAYRQQARGGRGATAAKAKEDDVNSILLVGSTHDFLLFFTDRGRVYREKIYDVPEFERAARGGHIRNLLPLTDGENVQTVLSLKDLDQDGYFVFATRGGLVKRTLIREYGNINAAGLVAINLLDGDQLVAVRITDGNADVILGTQDGQAIRFAEEGARETGRATQGVIGIRLRKGDAVVSLAAIPAAQSEGAELLSVTEQGLGKRTPLAEFPVQGRGGQGVIGHRLSDRTGAMVTLEPVTGTEELFVLSENGILIRTAVKEVSSYGRATQGVNIMRLGEGDRVVAAGVMPSEEELAPLG from the coding sequence TTGAACGAAGGACAGGTCGTCCCGGTCCAGATCACGGACGAGATCAAGACGAGCTTCATCAACTACGCCATGTCGGTGATCGTGGAACGCGCGCTTCCCGACGTGCGTGACGGGCTCAAGCCCGTGCAGCGGCGCATCCTGTTCGCCATGCACCAGATGGGGCTCGCGTCGAACCGCAAGCACTCCAAGAGCGCCGGCGTGGTGGGCGAGGTCATCGGCAAGTACCACCCGCACGGCGACGCGGCCATCTACGAGGCCATGGTGCGCCTGGCGCAGGATTGGAACCTGCGTTACCGGCTCGTGGACGGTCAGGGGAACTTCGGCTCCATCGACGGCGACCCGGCGGCGGCCTACCGCTACACCGAGGCGCGCCTCACCACCGTGGCCGAGGCGATGTTGCAGGACATCGACAAGGAGACCATCGATTTCCGCGACAACTTCGACGGCACCCTGCAGGAGCCGACGGTGCTACCCGCCTCCGTCCCGAACCTGCTGGTGAACGGCGCCGCCGGCATCGCGGTGGGCATGGCCACCAACATGGCGCCCCACAACCTCGGCGAGGTCGTCGACGGCCTGCTGGCGATGATCGAGGACCCGGCAATAGAGACCACCGAGCTCATGCGCCACGTGCACGGCCCCGACTTCCCCACCGGCGGCATCATCGGGCGCGAGGGCATCAGGCAGGCGTTCGAGACCGGGCGCGGCTCCATCCGCGTGCGCGGCCGCGCCCGCATCGAGGACCACAACCAGAAGACGGCCATCGTGGTCACCGAGATCCCCTACCAGGTGAACAAGACGTCGCTCATCCAGAACGTGGCACAACTGGTGCGCGGCAAGAAGATCGAGGACATCAGCAACATCCGCGACGAATCGGACCGGCACGGCATGCGCATCGTGTTCGAGCTCAAGCGCGGCAGCATCCCCGAGTTGGTATTGAACCAGCTCTACAAGTTCACGCAGTTGCAGACCACGTTCGCCGTCAACAACGTGGTGATCGTCGACAACGCCCCCCGCGTCCTCTCCCTCAAGGAGATGCTCAGGCATTACCTCGATCACCGCGTGGTGATCGTGAGGCGCCGCTCGGATTTCGAGCTGCGCAAGGCGCGTGAGCGGGCCCACATCCTCGAGGGCTACCTCATCGCCCTCGACAACCTCGACGCCGTCATCGCCCTCATCCGCGCCTCGAAGGACGGGCCCGAGGCCAAGGCGGCGCTCATGCGCGAGTTCGGGCTCTCCGACCCGCAGGCGCAGGCCGTCCTCGACATGCGCCTCCAGCGCCTCACGGGCCTCGAGCGCGAGAAGATCGACGAGGAGTACCGCGGCCTCCTGGAGGAGATCGCGCGCCTCACGCTCATCCTCGAGGACGCCGCCGAGCTGTGGCGCGTGATCCGGCGCGAGCTGCTCGACGTCAAGAAGCAGTTCGCCGACCCGCGCCGCACGCTGATCACCGACCTCACCGACGACATCGACAAGGAGGACCTGATCGCCGAGGAGACGGTGGCGGTCACCCTCACGCGCGGCGGCTACATCAAGCGCACGGCCATCAGCGCCTACCGCCAGCAGGCGCGCGGCGGGCGGGGCGCCACCGCCGCCAAGGCGAAGGAGGACGACGTCAACTCGATCCTCCTAGTGGGCAGCACGCACGACTTCCTCCTCTTCTTCACCGACCGCGGGCGGGTGTACCGCGAGAAGATCTACGATGTGCCCGAGTTCGAGCGCGCCGCCCGCGGTGGCCACATCCGCAACCTGCTCCCGCTGACGGACGGCGAGAACGTGCAGACCGTGTTGTCGCTCAAGGACCTCGACCAGGACGGCTACTTCGTGTTCGCCACGCGTGGCGGCCTTGTGAAGCGCACGCTGATCCGCGAGTACGGCAACATCAACGCGGCGGGCCTCGTCGCCATCAACCTGCTGGACGGCGACCAGTTGGTGGCGGTGCGCATCACGGACGGCAACGCGGACGTGATCCTCGGCACGCAGGACGGCCAGGCCATCCGCTTCGCCGAGGAGGGCGCCCGCGAGACGGGTCGCGCCACGCAGGGCGTCATCGGCATCCGCCTCCGCAAGGGCGACGCGGTGGTCAGCCTCGCCGCCATCCCCGCCGCGCAGAGCGAGGGGGCCGAGCTCCTGAGCGTCACGGAGCAGGGCCTCGGCAAGCGCACCCCGCTCGCCGAGTTCCCCGTGCAGGGCCGCGGTGGGCAGGGGGTCATCGGGCACCGCCTGTCGGATCGCACCGGCGCCATGGTCACGCTGGAGCCGGTCACGGGCACCGAGGAGCTGTTCGTCCTGTCGGAGAACGGCATCCTCATCCGCACCGCCGTCAAGGAGGTCAGCTCCTACGGGCGCGCCACGCAGGGCGTGAACATCATGCGCCTCGGCGAGGGCGACCGCGTGGTGGCCGCCGGCGTCATGCCGAGCGAGGAGGAGCTGGCGCCGCTCGGTTGA
- a CDS encoding adenylosuccinate lyase, which produces MIDRYTTHDMRRLWSEAERYRTWLEVELAATEAWEAVGEVPAGTTAGLRAAAAHAPLDDAFAERVAALEAETRHDIVAFTRALSERLGPGARYVHYGLTSTDVVDTAQNLILRRALALVLAEVRAVRERLLALAQRHRHTPCVGRTHGIHAEPMTFGLKFLNFAAAFGRDEARLERAREAISVAMLSGSVGTYAHVPPGIEAAVAASLGLTPDPITNQTVARDRHAEVMASLAIVGTSIERVALEIRHLQRTEVREAQEGFAKGQTGSSSMPHKKNPIASENLTGVARLMRANLQAALENVALWHERDISHSAAERVILPDTTSLAVYALRRLASVLDGLVVDEARMAENLDALGGLVYSQRALHLLIEAGMSREAAYALVQRASLRCWETGERLKDILAAEPEVPLASEQLEAAFSPDWYLRFVDDVFARNGL; this is translated from the coding sequence ATGATAGACCGCTACACCACGCACGACATGCGGCGCCTGTGGAGCGAGGCGGAGCGCTACCGCACCTGGCTCGAGGTGGAACTCGCCGCCACCGAGGCGTGGGAGGCCGTGGGCGAGGTGCCGGCGGGCACGACCGCGGGCCTGCGCGCCGCCGCCGCCCACGCCCCCCTCGACGACGCCTTCGCGGAGCGCGTGGCCGCGCTCGAGGCCGAGACCCGCCACGACATCGTGGCGTTCACGCGGGCGCTCAGCGAGCGCCTCGGCCCGGGCGCGCGCTACGTCCACTACGGCCTGACGAGCACGGACGTGGTCGACACCGCCCAGAACCTCATCCTGCGTCGCGCGCTCGCTCTCGTCCTGGCCGAGGTTCGCGCCGTGCGCGAGCGGCTCCTCGCGCTGGCGCAACGCCACCGCCACACGCCCTGCGTCGGCCGCACCCACGGAATCCACGCCGAGCCGATGACCTTCGGGCTCAAGTTCCTGAACTTCGCCGCCGCCTTCGGCCGCGACGAGGCGCGCCTCGAGCGGGCGCGCGAGGCCATCTCCGTGGCCATGCTGTCGGGCTCGGTGGGCACCTACGCGCACGTCCCGCCGGGGATCGAGGCGGCGGTGGCGGCAAGCCTGGGGCTGACGCCCGACCCCATCACCAACCAGACGGTGGCGCGCGACCGTCACGCCGAGGTGATGGCCTCTCTCGCCATCGTGGGCACGAGCATCGAGCGCGTGGCCCTGGAGATACGGCACCTGCAACGCACGGAGGTGCGGGAGGCGCAGGAGGGCTTCGCGAAGGGGCAGACCGGCTCCTCCTCCATGCCGCATAAGAAGAACCCGATCGCCAGCGAGAACCTGACCGGCGTGGCGCGCCTCATGCGCGCCAACCTGCAAGCGGCCCTCGAGAACGTCGCGCTCTGGCACGAGCGCGACATCAGCCACTCCGCCGCGGAGCGCGTCATCCTGCCCGACACGACGTCGTTGGCCGTCTACGCCCTCAGGCGCCTGGCGAGCGTGCTCGACGGCCTCGTCGTCGACGAGGCGCGCATGGCCGAGAACCTCGACGCCTTGGGCGGCCTCGTCTACTCGCAGCGCGCGCTGCACCTGCTCATCGAGGCCGGCATGAGCCGCGAGGCCGCCTACGCCCTCGTGCAGCGCGCGAGCCTGCGCTGCTGGGAGACGGGCGAACGCCTCAAGGACATCCTCGCCGCCGAACCCGAGGTGCCGCTCGCCTCGGAGCAGCTGGAGGCGGCCTTCAGCCCCGACTGGTACCTGCGCTTCGTCGACGACGTGTTCGCCCGCAACGGTCTCTGA
- a CDS encoding phosphoribosylaminoimidazolesuccinocarboxamide synthase has protein sequence MKPQRTELRYEGKAKKVYATTDPGRYVVEFKDDATAFNARKRGTVEGKGVVNAGVSARIFEFLERAGVPTHFEALLSPREQLVEAVTIVPLEVVVRNRAAGSFAQRYGVPEGGVLEPVVVEWCLKDDALGDPPINDAAAVALGVVTPEVLEEMFELTTQVNDLLVPYFAARGLDLVDFKLEFGTSADGEVLLADEISPDTCRLWDLATGEKLDKDRFRRDLGGVEEAYQEVARRVAEGTAEDDAILRRGGLDDEADGGHAHAHAPAHGASWRAEVDVMLRRSILDPQGRAVEATLRRLGHDNVANVRVGKRILLDATGEYGAVLEQVEELATDLLANPVMEDVSVSLAGAEPGGEER, from the coding sequence GTGAAGCCGCAACGCACGGAACTGCGCTACGAGGGTAAGGCCAAGAAGGTCTACGCCACCACCGACCCGGGCCGGTACGTCGTCGAGTTCAAGGACGACGCCACCGCCTTCAACGCCCGCAAGCGCGGGACGGTCGAGGGCAAGGGCGTCGTGAACGCCGGCGTGTCGGCGCGCATCTTCGAGTTCCTCGAGCGCGCCGGCGTGCCCACGCACTTCGAGGCGTTGCTCTCGCCCCGCGAGCAGCTCGTCGAGGCGGTCACCATCGTGCCGCTCGAGGTGGTGGTCCGCAACCGCGCGGCCGGGTCGTTCGCGCAGCGCTACGGCGTGCCGGAGGGGGGAGTGCTCGAGCCGGTGGTGGTCGAGTGGTGCCTGAAGGACGACGCCCTCGGCGACCCGCCCATCAACGACGCCGCCGCCGTCGCGCTCGGCGTGGTCACGCCCGAGGTGCTCGAGGAGATGTTCGAGCTGACCACGCAGGTGAACGACCTCCTCGTGCCGTACTTCGCCGCCCGCGGCCTCGACCTCGTCGACTTCAAGCTCGAGTTCGGGACGAGCGCCGACGGCGAGGTGCTCCTGGCCGACGAGATCAGCCCCGACACCTGCCGGCTCTGGGACCTCGCGACGGGTGAGAAGCTAGACAAGGACAGGTTCCGGCGCGACCTCGGCGGCGTCGAGGAGGCGTACCAGGAGGTGGCGCGCCGCGTGGCGGAGGGGACGGCCGAGGACGACGCCATCCTCCGCCGCGGCGGCCTCGACGACGAGGCGGACGGCGGGCACGCCCACGCGCACGCGCCGGCGCATGGGGCCTCGTGGCGCGCCGAGGTCGACGTGATGCTGCGACGCTCCATCCTCGACCCGCAAGGGCGGGCCGTGGAGGCCACGCTGCGGCGGTTGGGCCACGACAACGTCGCCAACGTGCGGGTGGGCAAGCGCATACTGCTCGACGCCACCGGCGAGTATGGCGCCGTGCTCGAGCAGGTCGAGGAGCTGGCCACCGACCTGCTGGCGAACCCGGTGATGGAGGACGTGAGCGTCTCCCTCGCCGGCGCTGAGCCCGGAGGGGAGGAGCGCTGA
- a CDS encoding lysophospholipase: MPARSTLTGPDGAKLALYRWRPERPVGALVIVHGYGEHATRHADLARSAQEAGWDAVAFDQRGHGESPGVPGGVPGFGRTLADLEELFRLVRATDPQLPVLLFGHSMGGAIALRFATRHPAEVTALALSSPFLQDAVKRPALLGALAGVIARLLPNLPVAALDARLISRDPDEVARYRNDPLVYHGGVRANAGHTMLEEGRDLLAHADALTVPTLVVVGTADGIADPEGARRLAAANPLVRLEELPGGYHELHHDDPGTGTPQRFKRLMVEWLQANTRNTTNLR, translated from the coding sequence ATGCCCGCGCGGTCGACCCTGACGGGGCCGGACGGCGCCAAGCTGGCACTGTACCGCTGGCGGCCCGAGCGGCCCGTCGGGGCGCTCGTGATCGTGCACGGCTACGGGGAGCACGCCACCCGCCACGCCGACCTCGCCCGCAGCGCCCAGGAGGCGGGCTGGGACGCGGTCGCGTTCGATCAGCGCGGCCACGGCGAGAGCCCCGGCGTGCCCGGCGGCGTGCCCGGTTTCGGACGCACCCTCGCCGACCTGGAGGAGCTGTTCCGGCTCGTGCGCGCCACCGACCCCCAGCTGCCCGTGCTCCTCTTCGGGCACTCGATGGGAGGCGCCATCGCCCTGCGCTTCGCCACGCGCCACCCAGCCGAGGTCACCGCCTTGGCGCTCTCCTCGCCGTTCCTGCAGGACGCCGTCAAGCGCCCGGCCCTCCTGGGCGCGCTCGCCGGCGTCATCGCGCGCCTCCTGCCCAACCTCCCCGTCGCCGCCCTGGACGCGCGCCTCATATCGCGCGACCCCGATGAGGTGGCGCGCTACCGCAACGACCCGCTCGTCTACCACGGCGGCGTGCGCGCCAACGCGGGTCACACCATGCTCGAGGAGGGCAGGGACCTGCTGGCGCACGCCGACGCCCTCACGGTCCCGACCCTGGTGGTGGTCGGCACCGCCGACGGCATCGCCGACCCGGAAGGCGCCCGGCGCCTGGCGGCCGCCAACCCCCTCGTGCGGCTCGAGGAGCTGCCGGGCGGCTACCACGAGCTGCACCACGACGACCCGGGCACCGGCACGCCGCAGCGCTTCAAGCGCCTGATGGTCGAGTGGCTTCAGGCCAACACGCGCAACACCACGAACTTGAGGTAA
- a CDS encoding class I SAM-dependent rRNA methyltransferase — protein MPTLRLAPGLEAALRSGHPWVYRNHLPEHRLRGGDWVRVEAGRAAAYGLFDANGAIGVRLFGGERPTASALAARVADALELRSGLAVDGTDAYRLLNGEGDYLPGVVCDRYGRYAVMKRYAASVDQLLPGLAKEVGSRLKLKGVALRGELDDDPEAAGVGRQAGLSALWGELPPPKLTASENGLRFVADPWLGQKTGMFLDQRDNRQLVRRLAAGRRVLNLFAYHGGFSVYALAGGARSVVSVDVSRGALEAAEENVRLNGPFQGEHSALAADIFASLPVWAEAGSRYDLVILDPPALANAASQRRRAHRAYLKLNRDAFRLVTPGGLLATASCTAQVSPEAFREVVAEAALAAGVRAQVVAEHGHAVDHPVPLSFPEGRYLKFVVLRVLA, from the coding sequence GTGCCCACGTTGCGCCTGGCGCCCGGCCTGGAGGCGGCGCTCAGGTCGGGCCATCCCTGGGTCTACCGCAACCACCTGCCGGAGCACCGGTTGCGGGGCGGCGACTGGGTGCGCGTCGAGGCGGGGCGCGCCGCCGCCTACGGTCTGTTCGACGCCAACGGCGCCATCGGCGTGCGCCTGTTCGGCGGCGAGCGACCCACCGCGAGCGCGCTCGCGGCTCGCGTCGCCGACGCCCTCGAGTTGCGCTCGGGGCTTGCCGTGGACGGGACCGACGCCTACCGGCTCCTGAACGGCGAGGGCGACTACCTGCCTGGGGTCGTCTGCGACCGCTACGGCCGCTACGCGGTCATGAAGCGCTACGCCGCCTCCGTCGATCAGCTGCTGCCTGGCCTTGCCAAGGAGGTGGGTTCCCGCCTCAAGTTGAAGGGCGTGGCCCTGCGCGGCGAGCTCGACGACGACCCGGAGGCGGCGGGAGTCGGCAGGCAGGCGGGCCTCAGCGCCCTGTGGGGCGAGCTGCCGCCACCCAAGCTGACGGCCAGCGAGAACGGGTTGCGGTTCGTCGCCGACCCGTGGCTGGGCCAGAAGACGGGGATGTTCCTCGACCAGCGGGACAACCGGCAACTGGTGCGGCGCCTGGCGGCGGGACGACGCGTCCTCAACCTGTTCGCGTACCACGGCGGCTTCAGCGTGTACGCCTTGGCGGGAGGCGCGCGCTCCGTCGTAAGCGTCGACGTGTCGCGCGGCGCCCTCGAGGCGGCGGAGGAGAACGTGCGCCTCAACGGGCCGTTCCAGGGCGAACACAGCGCACTGGCGGCCGACATCTTCGCGTCGCTGCCCGTGTGGGCCGAGGCTGGGTCGCGTTACGACCTGGTCATCCTCGACCCGCCGGCGCTGGCGAACGCGGCCTCGCAGCGGCGCCGCGCTCACCGCGCCTACCTGAAGCTCAACCGCGACGCCTTCCGCCTCGTCACCCCGGGGGGGCTGCTTGCCACCGCGTCGTGCACGGCGCAGGTGTCGCCCGAGGCGTTCAGGGAGGTGGTTGCCGAGGCGGCGCTCGCGGCCGGCGTGCGCGCCCAGGTCGTGGCCGAGCACGGCCACGCCGTCGACCATCCCGTGCCGCTGTCGTTCCCGGAGGGGCGTTACCTCAAGTTCGTGGTGTTGCGCGTGTTGGCCTGA
- a CDS encoding putative C-S lyase: protein MTHHPYDDVSLAALRERPGAKWTLFPADVLPLWVAEMDYPLAGAVKDAIRANLDANDLGYPAFSGAPGLREAVAERLSRRHGLSVLPEEVEPLPTTGAGLGLAARAFAGPGDEVLLLTPLYPPFKKAVEGAGRVPVEVELRREAEGYAIDFAALEAAVTPATRLLMLCSPHNPIGKVFSRAEVEALAAFALRHNLWVVSDDLHADLLLDGKHLPLAAVSPEIAARTLTLYGPTKAFNIPGLKISFAVSKNPAMLARLTAAGGGLVPAPNVLAQVATIAAYRHGNDWLESTLGYLRGNRDRVVSFVRERLPSVGVHSPAATYLAWLDLRATGLGDAPAKALAERAKVGLNEGSDFGKGGAGFVRLNFATSRTILDTALERLASVL from the coding sequence ATGACGCACCACCCTTACGACGACGTCTCGTTGGCCGCCCTGCGGGAGCGGCCAGGAGCGAAGTGGACGCTGTTCCCCGCCGACGTGCTGCCCCTGTGGGTCGCCGAGATGGACTACCCGTTGGCGGGCGCCGTCAAGGACGCGATCCGCGCGAACCTCGACGCCAACGACCTGGGTTACCCGGCGTTCAGCGGCGCGCCCGGGCTTCGCGAGGCGGTCGCCGAGCGCCTCAGCCGCAGGCACGGCCTGAGCGTCCTTCCCGAGGAGGTCGAACCTCTGCCGACCACCGGCGCCGGGCTGGGCCTGGCCGCACGGGCGTTCGCGGGACCGGGAGACGAGGTCCTGCTCCTCACGCCGCTCTACCCGCCGTTCAAGAAGGCGGTGGAGGGGGCCGGGCGCGTGCCCGTCGAGGTGGAGTTGCGGCGCGAGGCCGAAGGCTACGCCATCGACTTCGCTGCCTTGGAGGCGGCCGTGACGCCGGCCACGCGCCTCCTGATGCTGTGTAGCCCTCACAACCCCATCGGCAAGGTGTTCAGCCGCGCCGAGGTTGAGGCGTTGGCGGCTTTCGCGCTCCGCCACAACCTGTGGGTCGTGAGCGACGACCTGCACGCCGACCTCCTGCTCGACGGCAAGCACCTGCCGCTCGCCGCCGTCTCGCCGGAGATCGCCGCGCGCACCCTCACGCTTTACGGACCCACCAAGGCGTTCAACATCCCGGGCCTCAAGATCTCGTTCGCGGTCTCCAAGAACCCGGCCATGCTCGCGCGCCTCACGGCCGCCGGCGGCGGGTTGGTGCCCGCGCCCAACGTGCTGGCGCAGGTGGCCACCATCGCGGCCTACCGGCACGGGAACGACTGGTTGGAGAGCACTCTCGGCTACCTGCGCGGCAACCGCGACCGCGTGGTGAGTTTCGTGCGGGAGCGCCTGCCGTCGGTGGGGGTGCATTCGCCGGCCGCCACCTACCTCGCGTGGCTCGACCTCCGGGCCACCGGGCTGGGCGACGCGCCCGCCAAGGCGCTGGCCGAGCGCGCGAAGGTGGGCCTCAACGAGGGCTCGGATTTCGGGAAGGGCGGCGCCGGTTTCGTCCGCCTCAACTTCGCCACGTCCCGCACGATCCTCGACACCGCGCTGGAGCGACTGGCGTCGGTGCTCTAG
- a CDS encoding esterase family protein: MRVKRTVMVPDWAEQLASDATDMWRAPTSLPQRAPRRVEFEFPEDAYFEYGFIDAQGKIRADPANPVRADNPWYPDASALTGPAYAPDPLATPDRSFERGRLSRLRLTSDALEGQLRRVAVYTPHGHDGAELPLVVVQDGVAFQRLAGLHVVGEALARTGEARAARFAFVEPVDRRAEYGFSDAYLDFLLEELPPALERVGPSTGRHVWLGASLGGLVSAGAALRRPEMTAAVVTLSGAFLGEPVHREFYATRDSWLLARLADPATRLPPRWYLEVGTIEWLTDVNRRAASALRSRGVATGYVERHAGHNWTNWRNGMAAALRFALEP; the protein is encoded by the coding sequence GTGCGCGTGAAGCGCACGGTGATGGTGCCCGACTGGGCCGAGCAGCTGGCGTCGGACGCGACCGACATGTGGCGCGCCCCCACGAGCCTGCCGCAGCGGGCGCCTCGCCGGGTCGAGTTCGAGTTCCCGGAGGACGCCTACTTCGAGTACGGCTTCATCGACGCCCAGGGGAAGATCCGCGCCGACCCCGCCAACCCGGTCCGCGCCGACAACCCGTGGTACCCGGACGCCAGCGCACTCACCGGGCCCGCCTACGCACCCGACCCGCTCGCCACGCCCGACAGGAGCTTCGAACGCGGCCGGCTCAGCCGCCTGCGGCTCACCAGCGACGCCCTCGAGGGGCAGCTCAGGCGCGTGGCCGTCTACACCCCCCACGGCCATGACGGCGCGGAGCTGCCGTTGGTGGTCGTGCAGGACGGCGTCGCCTTCCAGCGCCTGGCCGGGCTGCACGTGGTGGGCGAGGCGTTGGCGCGGACGGGGGAGGCGCGCGCGGCGCGGTTCGCGTTCGTCGAGCCGGTGGACAGGCGCGCCGAGTACGGCTTCTCCGACGCCTACCTCGACTTCCTGCTGGAGGAGCTCCCGCCGGCGCTCGAGCGGGTTGGGCCCAGCACCGGCCGCCACGTCTGGCTGGGCGCCAGCCTCGGCGGGCTCGTGTCGGCCGGTGCCGCGTTGCGGCGCCCCGAGATGACCGCGGCCGTCGTCACCCTGTCGGGAGCCTTCCTGGGCGAGCCCGTCCACAGGGAGTTCTACGCGACCCGAGACTCGTGGCTGCTGGCGAGGCTGGCCGACCCGGCCACGCGCCTGCCGCCCCGCTGGTACCTCGAGGTAGGCACCATCGAGTGGCTCACCGACGTGAACCGGCGCGCGGCGTCGGCACTACGGTCACGCGGCGTCGCGACGGGCTACGTGGAGCGCCACGCCGGCCACAACTGGACCAACTGGCGCAACGGCATGGCGGCGGCGCTGCGGTTCGCGCTCGAGCCGTGA
- the fumC gene encoding class II fumarate hydratase, translating to MAYRVEKDTLGEVQVPEERYWGAQTQRSLENFKIGGQRMPIEVIRAFAVLKKAAAITNAELTDFPRAKVDLIARVCDEIAAGELDDEFPLVVWQTGSGTQSNMNVNEVVANRASELMGEPRGSKRPLNPNDDVNKSQSSNDTFPTAMHIAAYRVLAERTLPELRALQAALAAKADEFGRIVKIGRTHLMDATPLTLGQEFGGYATQVRKSVEAIEATLAHLAELALGGTAVGTGLNTPPGFAGRVAEVIADLTGLPFRTADDKFEALSAHDAVVEASGALKRAAVALFAVANNIRLLGSGPRCGIGELRLPENEPGSSIMPGKVNPTQAEALTMVCAQVIGNDAAVSLAGTQGQFQLNVFKPVMIYNLLQSANLLADAANSFRVHCVDGIEADERRIRQHLDDSLMLVTALNTKIGYYKAAEIAQKAHREGTTLKAAALALGYLSADEFDAAVVPEEMVG from the coding sequence ATGGCTTACCGCGTAGAGAAGGACACCCTGGGCGAGGTGCAGGTGCCCGAGGAACGCTACTGGGGCGCGCAGACGCAACGCTCGCTCGAGAACTTCAAGATCGGTGGGCAGCGGATGCCGATCGAGGTGATCAGGGCGTTCGCCGTCCTCAAGAAGGCGGCGGCCATCACCAACGCCGAACTGACGGACTTCCCGCGCGCCAAGGTCGACCTCATCGCCAGGGTGTGCGACGAGATCGCCGCCGGCGAGCTCGACGACGAGTTCCCGCTCGTCGTGTGGCAGACGGGGTCGGGGACGCAGTCGAACATGAACGTCAACGAGGTCGTCGCGAACCGCGCCAGCGAGCTCATGGGCGAGCCGCGCGGCAGCAAGCGGCCCCTCAACCCCAACGACGACGTGAACAAGAGCCAGTCGTCGAACGACACGTTCCCCACCGCCATGCACATCGCCGCCTACCGCGTGTTGGCGGAGCGGACGCTGCCCGAGCTGCGCGCCCTGCAGGCCGCGTTGGCCGCCAAGGCCGACGAGTTCGGCCGCATCGTCAAGATCGGCCGGACCCACCTGATGGACGCCACACCGCTCACGTTGGGTCAGGAGTTCGGTGGGTACGCCACCCAGGTCCGCAAGAGCGTCGAGGCCATCGAGGCCACGCTCGCCCACCTCGCCGAGCTGGCGCTGGGCGGCACCGCCGTGGGCACGGGCCTGAACACCCCGCCGGGCTTCGCGGGGCGGGTCGCCGAGGTCATCGCCGACCTGACCGGGCTGCCGTTCCGCACGGCCGACGACAAGTTCGAGGCGCTCTCGGCCCACGACGCCGTGGTCGAGGCTTCCGGCGCCCTCAAGCGCGCTGCCGTGGCGTTGTTCGCCGTGGCCAACAACATCCGGCTGCTCGGCTCAGGGCCGCGCTGCGGCATCGGGGAGTTGCGCCTGCCGGAGAACGAGCCCGGCTCGAGCATCATGCCGGGCAAGGTGAACCCGACCCAGGCGGAGGCGCTGACCATGGTGTGCGCCCAGGTCATCGGCAACGACGCCGCCGTCAGCCTGGCGGGCACCCAGGGGCAGTTCCAGCTGAACGTCTTCAAGCCCGTCATGATCTACAACCTGCTGCAGTCCGCCAACCTGCTGGCCGACGCCGCCAACAGCTTCCGCGTGCACTGCGTTGACGGCATCGAGGCCGACGAGCGCCGCATCAGGCAGCACCTGGACGATTCGCTCATGCTCGTCACGGCCCTGAACACCAAGATCGGCTACTACAAGGCGGCCGAGATCGCGCAGAAGGCGCACCGCGAGGGCACGACGTTGAAGGCCGCCGCGCTCGCCCTCGGCTACCTCAGCGCCGACGAGTTCGACGCGGCCGTCGTGCCCGAGGAGATGGTCGGCTGA